GAATATGGTTAGAAAGATCGTTGGAGCATTAGATTTAATAGGAAGAGGAAAAAAACCAGTTGAATGGATTGATAAATTGTTAGATGAAAATTATAGAGAAGGAGTTCCAACATTTCTACCGGATGGGTTGATATTGGTTGAGGCAAAGGTTGATATTGACTATATTTATGATAATTATTCAATAAAAAAGTTTAAAGAGTATTGGAAAGAATTCTTTAAATTGTATGTTATGAAAATGGGTATATCTAAAACAATATTAGATTTTTAAATTAAGTGTGCCCCGGGGGAGCAAAGGAGAATCATCGCTTGCCGGGCTGTTGCTCATCTCCCGCGGTTTCCCGGGGCATAAATAATATAGCTTCCATACTTTATATAATTTAACTAACCAAAATCATCATATATGCTTTATAATTTTATCCTGAAAGGTGAAATTGTGAGATTTTTTAACAGAGAAAAAGAAATTAATGAAATACTATCGATCTTAGAAGGGGAGCCAAATTTTATTTATTTCATTTTTGGGCCTATTAATAGTGGTAAGACAGCATTAATTAATGAAATAATATCCAATAGGTTAGATAAAAATAAGTATGTAGTTTTTTACTTTGATTTAAGAGAAATATTCTTATCTAAATATAAAGATTTTATTGAAGTATTATTTGATGAATATAGCGAGGATAAAAAACCATTAGAAGTTATTAAAAGTATAATTAAAGACATTCCAGTAGTTAGCGGTATTCCAGTGCCTAAAAATACTTTAAACGAATTATTAAATAAAAAAACTACTAAAAATGTTTTTAAATATATTACTAATATTTTGTTAGAATTAAAAAAGCAAGGAAAACAGCCCGTTATAATTCTTGATGAATTACAAAAAATTGGCGATATGAAAATCAACGGATTTTTAATATATGAACTATTTAATTACTTCATTTCCTTAACAAAACATAAACACCTATGTCATGTTTTTTGCACATCTTCTGATAGTTTATTCATTGAAAAAGTGTATAATGAGGCTATGCTTGATGGTAGAGTAGATTATATATTAGTAGATGATTTCGATAAAGAAACTGCCTTAAAGTTTATGGACTTCTTAGCTAAAGAAATATTAAATAAAAATCTCTCTAACGAAGAGAAAGAAAAAATCTATTCTTATGTTGGAGGAAAGCCAGCTTCAATCTATAAAGTTATTGATAAAATGAGATACAAAGATTTAGAGGATATATTAAATTTTATGCTAAAAGAAGAAATTTCAAAATTGAAATACTTTTTAGAAGATGTAAAAGAGGATAATGAAGAATTTTATAAAGAAGTTGTTAATTATCTAAGTTTATTTAAAGAAAATTACATAATCGAGGATATGAAAATCCCTAAAAAAATTAGAGAGTTTTTAATTAAAAAGAATATTTTATTCTTAAATCCAATTGATGGAAATTTAAAACCTCAAAGTTATTTAGTCTGGAACGCTATAAAGAGAGTTTTATAAACATGAAAAAGTCATAAAAAAAATTAGGATGATAAAATGAAAAAATATATTATAAGTATTGGAGTAGATATATCTAACAATGA
The sequence above is drawn from the Methanocaldococcus sp. genome and encodes:
- a CDS encoding ATP-binding protein, whose product is MRFFNREKEINEILSILEGEPNFIYFIFGPINSGKTALINEIISNRLDKNKYVVFYFDLREIFLSKYKDFIEVLFDEYSEDKKPLEVIKSIIKDIPVVSGIPVPKNTLNELLNKKTTKNVFKYITNILLELKKQGKQPVIILDELQKIGDMKINGFLIYELFNYFISLTKHKHLCHVFCTSSDSLFIEKVYNEAMLDGRVDYILVDDFDKETALKFMDFLAKEILNKNLSNEEKEKIYSYVGGKPASIYKVIDKMRYKDLEDILNFMLKEEISKLKYFLEDVKEDNEEFYKEVVNYLSLFKENYIIEDMKIPKKIREFLIKKNILFLNPIDGNLKPQSYLVWNAIKRVL